A section of the Apodemus sylvaticus chromosome 10, mApoSyl1.1, whole genome shotgun sequence genome encodes:
- the LOC127694496 gene encoding olfactory receptor 1361-like translates to MSSINQSSVSEFLLLGLSRQPQKQQQLLFLLFLIMYLATVLGNLLIILAISTDSRLHTPMYFFLSNLSSVDVCFSSTTVPKVLANHILTSQAISFSGCLTQMYFLSLFADMDNFLLAVMAYDRFVAICHPLHYTTKMTHQLCVLLVVESWVVANLNALLHTLLMARLSFCGDNIIPHFFCDAAPLMKLSCSDTHLNELVIFTVVGLVLLSPFVCILVSYILIAFAVLRFSSTGGRWKAFSTCSSHLGVVCLFYGTIIAVYFNPSSSHSAGRDMAAAMMYTVVTPMMNPFIYSLRNRDMKGALRKVLTMRFPSKH, encoded by the coding sequence ATGAGCAGCATCAACCAGTCAAGCGTCTCTGAGTTCCTCCTTCTGGGACTCTCCAGGCAGccccagaagcagcagcagctcctcttcctgctcttcctcatcATGTACCTGGCCACTGTCCTGGGAAACCTGCTCATCATCCTGGCCATCAGCACAGACTCCCGcctgcacacccccatgtacttcttcctcagcaacCTGTCCTCTGTGGATGTCTGCTTTTCCTCCACCACTGTCCCCAAGGTGCTGGCCAACCACATACTCACGAGCCAGGCCATTTCCTTCTCTGGGTGTCTCACACAGAtgtattttctctctttgtttgcTGACATGGACAATTTCTTGCTGGctgtgatggcctatgaccgGTTTGTGGCCATTTGCCACCCTTTACACTACACAACAAAGATGACCCATCAGCTCTGTGTCCTTCTTGTTGTTGAATCATGGGTGGTAGCCAACCTGAATGCTCTGTTGCACACACTGCTCATGGCTCGACTCTCTTTCTGTGGGGACAACATCATCCCTCACTTTTTCTGTGATGCAGCTCCTCTCATGAAGCTCTCCTGCTCAGACACACATCTCAACGAGCTGGTGATTTTTACTGTTGTAGGCCTGGTACTGTTATCCCCATTTGTTTGCATCCTTGTGTCTTATATCCTTATTGCTTTTGCTGTCCTGAGATTTTCATCCACAGGAGGAAGATGGAAAGCCTTCTCCACTTGTAGCTCACACCTGGGTGTGGTCTGCCTCTTCTATGGCACCATCATTGCTGTGTATTTCAACCCCTCATCCTCTCACTCAGCTGGGAGGGACATGGCAGCTGCCATGATGTACACAGTGGTGACCCCCATGATGAACCCTTTCATCTACAGCCTTAGGAACAGGGACATGAAAGGGGCTTTAAGGAAAGTGCTCACCATGAGATTTCCATCTAAGCACTAA
- the LOC127694190 gene encoding olfactory receptor 1361-like, translating to MSSNNQSSVSEFLLLGLSRQPQQQQLLFLLFLILYLATVLGNLLIILAICTDSRLHTPMYFFLSNLSFVDVCFSSTIVPKVLAIHILRNQAISFSGCLTQLYFLCVFAEMDNFLLAVMAYDRFVAICHPLHYTVKMTHHFCALLVLGSWVLATLHALLHTLLMAQLSFCGDNIIPHFFCDVTPLLKLSCSDTHLNELMILSEGTMIMVTPFVCILISYLHITCAVLRVSSIGQRWKAFSTCGSHLAVVCLFYGTIISLYFNPSSSHSAGRDMAAAMMYTVVTPMLNPFIYSLRNRDMKGALRKVLTMNLHLPINVRK from the coding sequence ATGAGCAGCAACAACCAGTCGAGTGTCTCTGAGTTCCTCCTCCTGGGACTCTCCAggcagccccagcagcagcagctcctcttcctgctcttcctcatcTTGTACCTGGCCACTGTCCTGGGAAACCTGCTCATCATCCTGGCCATCTGCACAGACTCCCGcctgcacacccccatgtacttcttcctcagcaacCTGTCCTTTGTGGATGTCTGCTTCTCCTCCACCATTGTCCCCAAGGTACTTGCCATTCACATACTCAGAAATCAAGCCATTTCCTTTTCTGGGTGTCTCACACAGctgtattttctctgtgtgtttgctgaaatggacaattttttgctggctgtgatggcctatgaccgaTTTGTGGCCATATGCCACCCTTTACACTACACAGTAAAGATGACCCATCACTTCTGTGCCCTTCTTGTTCTGGGATCCTGGGTGTTAGCCACCCTACATGCTCTGTTGCACACACTGCTCATGGCTCAACTATCTTTCTGTGGGGACAACATCATCCCCCACTTCTTCTGTGATGTGACTCCCCTCCTGAAACTCTCCTGCTCAGACACACACCTCAATGAGCTGATGATTCTTTCAGAGGGAACTATGATCATGGTCACCCCATTTGTTTGCATCCTGATCTCCTACCTTCACATCACTTGTGCAGTCCTGAGAGTCTCATCCATAGGTCAAAGATGGAAAGCCTTCTCCACCTGTGGCTCACACCTGGCTGTGGTCTGCCTCTTCTATGGCACCATCATATCTCTGTATTTCAACCCCTCATCGTCTCACTCAGCTGGGAGGGACATGGCAGCTGCCATGATGTACACAGTAGTGACCCCCATGCTGAACCctttcatctacagcctgaggaacagggACATGAAAGGGGCCTTAAGGAAAGTGCTTACCATGAATCTCCATTTACcaataaatgtaagaaaatga